From Xylocopilactobacillus apis, a single genomic window includes:
- a CDS encoding linear amide C-N hydrolase has translation MCTSITITSKEGQVFYGRTMDFNMGMFGEDPGTLTSILTFPKGSKLESQYTPWDSKYAVMGVGSKGTICLYDGVNEAGLSGDLQVLMECTHATSDELAKRNLTGLMAEEFVTYVLSNFKDVADIKEHINEYGLIDQPYKVAGQSIQVPAHYTFVDETGAKIVVEPTNQGGFKVYDSIGIMTNSPEYSWHLTNIRNYISLDNIDPKKPRQISKDVTLSPIEMGTGYGMFGLPGDYTSPSRFVRSTMISNHLDDFSSDDGINQLYSAFRTVMVPRGLERASKEDPLSDFTRYWAGYNLSERRIYVQTCRGIGFSTMKLDPNQKEITNTEIDMSNSAKELS, from the coding sequence ATGTGCACTAGTATCACAATTACTTCAAAAGAAGGTCAAGTGTTTTACGGCCGAACGATGGATTTCAATATGGGAATGTTTGGCGAAGATCCAGGGACTTTAACGAGTATTCTAACGTTTCCGAAAGGTTCTAAATTAGAGAGTCAATATACTCCTTGGGACAGTAAATATGCGGTAATGGGAGTAGGGTCTAAAGGAACAATTTGTTTATACGATGGAGTTAATGAAGCGGGCTTAAGCGGTGATTTACAAGTATTAATGGAATGTACTCATGCAACTAGCGATGAATTAGCTAAGCGCAACTTAACTGGTTTAATGGCTGAAGAATTTGTGACCTATGTTCTAAGTAATTTCAAAGATGTTGCTGATATTAAAGAGCATATTAATGAATATGGTTTAATTGATCAGCCATACAAAGTGGCAGGACAATCCATCCAAGTTCCTGCTCATTACACGTTTGTTGATGAAACTGGTGCAAAAATTGTTGTTGAGCCAACTAATCAAGGCGGTTTTAAAGTTTATGACAGTATTGGAATAATGACTAATAGTCCTGAGTACAGTTGGCATTTAACAAATATTAGAAATTATATTAGTTTAGATAATATTGATCCTAAAAAGCCACGTCAAATCAGCAAAGATGTCACTTTGTCACCAATTGAGATGGGAACCGGATATGGAATGTTCGGCCTTCCTGGTGACTATACTTCACCTTCTAGATTTGTCCGTTCAACAATGATCTCTAATCATTTGGATGATTTTTCAAGTGATGATGGGATTAATCAATTATATTCTGCATTTAGAACCGTAATGGTACCTAGAGGTTTAGAACGGGCAAGTAAAGAAGATCCATTAAGCGATTTTACGCGATATTGGGCTGGCTATAATTTAAGCGAGCGTAGAATTTATGTTCAAACTTGTCGGGGAATTGGTTTTAGTACCATGAAGCTTGATCCTAATCAAAAAGAAATAACCAATACAGAGATTGACATGTCTAATTCTGCCAAAGAATTATCATAA
- the abc-f gene encoding ribosomal protection-like ABC-F family protein encodes MTVIQIKNLNFSYESGLAPIFSNINLDFDSSWKLGIIGRNGRGKTTLLKILSGDLIGQGEIVTNLNFVYFPKFISNKNLLTIDVLTQNQEFPLWKLECEFMKLALNPEALHRHFNTLSGGEQTKALLAVLFLKENVFPLLDEPTNHLDLKTRQIIAKYLKNKKQGFIIVSHDRSFIDATVDHVAAIERTQMIVHQGNYSVYEEEKSMRDHYEAEKNKTLKKEIGRLKKTASDKEQWSKRREKDKHGDRHIKNSGLIVNKDQISARAKRVMKKAKNLEHRMEKRIKEKKGLLKDIEVTSELQMNYQPDVHKNLLSTQNLVLSYSDREIKIPDLNLYQGDRLLVRGDNDSGKSTFLKAIVKKFDGLQTGNLVTTPVKFSYLSQNLIDFSGNLKQFGEQEGLELSLFLNILRKLGFERDNFFTPINSLSQGQRKKAALAKSLCLPTTLYIWDEPLNYLDVYNVKQVEEVIERTQPTMIFVEHDRTFSDKIATKEIKLGE; translated from the coding sequence TTGACTGTAATTCAAATTAAGAATTTAAACTTTTCATATGAGAGTGGCTTAGCACCCATTTTTTCAAATATTAATCTTGATTTCGACAGTAGTTGGAAATTAGGAATAATTGGACGAAATGGTCGAGGGAAAACTACATTATTAAAAATTTTGTCAGGGGATTTGATCGGGCAGGGAGAAATTGTAACCAATCTTAATTTCGTTTATTTTCCCAAGTTTATTTCGAATAAAAATTTGCTGACGATTGATGTTTTAACTCAGAATCAAGAATTTCCTTTATGGAAACTCGAATGTGAATTTATGAAACTTGCTCTAAATCCAGAAGCTCTTCATCGCCATTTTAATACATTGAGCGGAGGAGAACAAACCAAAGCACTTTTAGCAGTTTTATTTTTAAAAGAAAATGTTTTTCCCTTGTTAGATGAACCAACGAATCATTTGGATTTAAAAACACGGCAGATAATCGCAAAATATTTAAAGAATAAAAAGCAAGGTTTTATCATAGTTAGCCACGATCGGTCATTTATTGATGCTACGGTAGATCACGTCGCAGCAATTGAACGAACCCAAATGATAGTTCATCAAGGCAATTATTCAGTTTATGAAGAAGAAAAGTCTATGCGGGATCATTATGAAGCTGAAAAAAATAAAACCTTAAAAAAAGAAATTGGTCGTTTAAAGAAAACCGCTTCTGACAAGGAACAATGGTCTAAACGGCGTGAGAAAGATAAACATGGTGATCGACATATCAAAAATAGCGGTCTTATTGTAAATAAAGATCAGATTAGTGCTCGAGCTAAAAGAGTAATGAAAAAGGCTAAAAATTTGGAACATCGGATGGAGAAAAGAATTAAAGAGAAAAAGGGCCTTTTAAAAGATATTGAAGTGACTTCAGAACTTCAAATGAATTATCAGCCGGATGTTCATAAAAATTTATTATCAACTCAAAACTTGGTTTTATCTTATTCTGATCGAGAAATTAAGATTCCTGATTTAAATTTGTATCAAGGAGATCGTTTGCTGGTTAGAGGAGATAACGACAGTGGAAAATCAACATTTTTAAAAGCAATCGTGAAAAAATTTGATGGACTTCAAACGGGAAATCTAGTAACAACACCAGTTAAATTTTCATATTTATCACAAAATCTGATCGATTTTTCAGGTAATTTGAAACAATTTGGTGAGCAGGAGGGACTGGAATTATCATTGTTTTTAAATATTTTACGTAAGTTAGGTTTTGAGCGTGACAATTTCTTTACGCCAATTAATTCTTTAAGTCAGGGGCAAAGAAAAAAAGCAGCACTTGCAAAATCGTTGTGCCTACCTACGACCTTATATATTTGGGATGAACCGCTTAATTATCTGGACGTTTATAATGTTAAACAGGTTGAAGAAGTGATTGAACGAACCCAGCCGACGATGATTTTTGTTGAACATGATCGAACTTTTAGCGATAAAATAGCAACAAAGGAAATAAAGTTAGGAGAATAA
- a CDS encoding NUDIX hydrolase, which translates to MKFKKFGQKGKVLKEDKIYEGPIFDLVKQEIQTPDNLVVKRDLIKHGPAVNLLAITPDHKIILNEEYRPGVNSEVIALPAGLTDLGETDEEAARRELKEETGYIAQDVKMMTYVTSSDGFTTEMVGLALVKFDPNVRGEQHFDSDEFVTNHLVPFEEVLELVKEGKIFSAHTVASIMYFNAFERDF; encoded by the coding sequence GTGAAATTTAAAAAATTTGGTCAAAAAGGAAAAGTTTTAAAAGAAGATAAAATTTATGAAGGCCCAATTTTTGATCTCGTTAAACAAGAAATTCAAACACCTGATAATCTGGTGGTAAAAAGAGATTTAATTAAACACGGACCAGCGGTTAATCTGCTAGCAATTACGCCAGATCATAAAATTATTTTAAACGAAGAATATCGACCGGGTGTAAATAGTGAAGTAATTGCTTTACCAGCAGGGCTGACCGATCTCGGAGAAACTGATGAAGAAGCTGCTAGAAGAGAACTGAAAGAAGAAACTGGTTATATTGCTCAAGACGTTAAAATGATGACTTATGTTACTAGTTCCGATGGATTTACTACTGAAATGGTGGGGTTAGCACTGGTCAAGTTTGATCCAAATGTCAGAGGAGAGCAGCATTTTGATTCAGATGAGTTTGTAACGAATCATCTTGTTCCATTTGAAGAAGTTTTGGAACTAGTTAAAGAAGGTAAGATTTTTTCAGCTCATACAGTGGCTTCAATTATGTATTTCAATGCATTTGAGAGAGACTTTTAA
- a CDS encoding VTT domain-containing protein produces MQFLDYIIHLEKYLPQFIQLYGSWIYLLYFLVLFVETGLVIFPFLPGDSILFLGGSLAALRNGGINLWYLIIISIVAAILGDFVNFEIGKRFGHHIENSPRWQRFIKPEYLKRAQNFFNKYGKISIFLGRFMPIIRTMVPFVAGTAKMTYRHFVIYNLVGGTTWVMLMTLLGYFFGQHPFVQKHFSLILIAIIIISVLPAVIVWVRGLFNKKESNND; encoded by the coding sequence ATGCAATTTTTAGATTACATTATTCATTTAGAAAAGTACTTACCGCAGTTTATTCAACTCTATGGTTCTTGGATTTATCTTTTATATTTTCTGGTTCTTTTTGTCGAGACGGGGTTGGTAATTTTTCCGTTTTTACCAGGTGATTCGATTCTCTTTTTAGGAGGATCGCTAGCTGCCCTAAGAAACGGAGGGATCAATCTTTGGTATTTGATAATCATTTCAATTGTTGCTGCAATATTGGGCGATTTTGTTAATTTTGAAATCGGTAAAAGATTCGGACATCATATTGAAAATAGTCCGCGTTGGCAGCGATTTATCAAACCTGAGTATTTAAAGAGAGCTCAAAACTTTTTTAATAAATACGGGAAAATCTCAATCTTCTTAGGCCGCTTTATGCCAATTATTAGAACAATGGTGCCCTTTGTTGCAGGAACCGCAAAAATGACTTATCGCCACTTTGTGATTTATAACCTGGTTGGAGGAACTACTTGGGTGATGTTAATGACGCTTCTAGGTTATTTCTTCGGGCAGCATCCATTTGTTCAAAAGCATTTTTCACTGATTTTAATTGCCATTATCATCATTTCAGTTTTACCGGCGGTAATTGTCTGGGTCCGCGGTTTATTTAATAAAAAAGAATCAAATAACGATTAA
- a CDS encoding NfeD family protein: MDYNFDDRLLWESVILDKENFHDDRLRLNGIYYRYESRMPLKLGDTVIITGTKGNILILEKKMVGDSDVTF; this comes from the coding sequence ATGGACTATAATTTCGATGATCGCCTTTTATGGGAATCAGTAATATTAGACAAAGAAAATTTTCATGATGATCGACTGAGGTTAAATGGCATTTATTATCGTTATGAAAGCAGGATGCCGTTAAAGCTAGGGGACACCGTGATAATTACTGGAACCAAAGGGAATATTTTAATTTTAGAAAAAAAGATGGTAGGAGATAGTGATGTTACCTTTTAA
- a CDS encoding glycerophosphodiester phosphodiesterase family protein yields the protein MTVIFAHRGVHNLDPENSMASFKEAISIGIEGIETDVHLTKDFVPVIMHDESLQRMTGDERYIKDLTLSQLKELRLNNSNEQIPTLIEFLAFLKESNFQGVLNLEVKTDKIHYPRIEEITVELIKEYSGNYRVIFSSFYPPSVVKLHDISDFECALLFKCSDRKAKDLYRKGIIQSFHPMYLYVYLNSSIPIRPWTINNSRQLQKCFLNGIEGVFTDEPQLAAKIKKEIQLLDN from the coding sequence ATGACAGTTATTTTTGCTCACCGAGGGGTTCATAATTTGGATCCAGAAAATTCGATGGCTTCCTTTAAGGAAGCTATTTCTATAGGGATTGAAGGAATCGAAACTGATGTTCATTTAACAAAAGATTTTGTACCGGTAATTATGCATGATGAATCTTTACAAAGAATGACGGGTGACGAACGTTATATTAAGGATTTAACTTTATCTCAATTAAAAGAATTGAGGTTGAATAATTCTAATGAACAAATTCCGACTTTGATAGAATTTTTAGCGTTTTTAAAAGAAAGCAATTTTCAAGGTGTTTTAAATTTAGAAGTTAAAACAGACAAAATTCATTATCCACGAATTGAAGAAATAACAGTTGAGCTGATTAAAGAATATTCGGGAAATTACCGAGTAATTTTTTCTAGCTTTTATCCACCTTCAGTTGTTAAATTACACGATATTTCTGATTTTGAATGTGCTCTTTTGTTTAAGTGTAGTGATCGAAAAGCAAAAGATTTGTATCGAAAAGGCATCATTCAAAGCTTTCATCCAATGTATTTATATGTTTATCTCAACAGTTCTATTCCAATCCGGCCTTGGACAATAAATAACAGTCGTCAATTGCAAAAGTGCTTTTTAAATGGGATTGAGGGAGTATTTACTGATGAACCGCAATTAGCTGCCAAGATAAAAAAAGAGATTCAACTTTTAGACAATTGA
- a CDS encoding MurR/RpiR family transcriptional regulator translates to MAENILLKIKENLKNFSFAEKRIAVYVLNNQNDVLQMSIKELADACETSQATIVRFSRTVGATGFSDFKIRLSALQNLDKTLLEEISPDEDLSTVKEKLTVRIQQTLSDTNKTLNDSTINEVVKLIDKSKSISVYGMGSSLLAASDFAQKFGRLGLTPFVGHDVDEVIAHVVNQEVPGLFIVISNSGERPLLKNLLKSIPEEIKTVVLTKTPKSSLAKCADYVLNYSATSFPNKMRTSETTSLLAQLYSIDLLYYRYFQNNFEKHFFQIQNSYEKTHGPRKK, encoded by the coding sequence ATGGCCGAAAATATACTATTAAAAATAAAAGAGAATCTAAAGAACTTCAGTTTTGCCGAAAAAAGAATTGCGGTTTACGTTCTTAATAATCAAAATGATGTTCTCCAAATGAGCATTAAAGAATTAGCCGATGCTTGTGAAACTAGTCAGGCTACTATTGTACGTTTTTCCAGAACTGTCGGTGCGACAGGTTTTTCAGATTTTAAAATTCGACTTTCAGCTTTACAAAATCTTGATAAAACATTACTTGAAGAAATTTCTCCAGATGAAGATTTGAGCACCGTCAAAGAGAAACTAACGGTTCGAATTCAACAAACACTTTCTGACACAAATAAAACTTTAAACGATAGTACAATCAATGAAGTTGTAAAATTAATTGATAAAAGTAAAAGTATTAGTGTATATGGAATGGGGTCTTCTCTTTTAGCAGCATCAGATTTTGCTCAAAAGTTTGGGCGGCTTGGTTTGACTCCTTTTGTCGGTCACGATGTTGATGAAGTAATTGCTCATGTTGTAAATCAAGAAGTTCCTGGTTTATTTATTGTAATTTCTAATAGCGGAGAAAGGCCTCTTTTAAAAAATTTACTTAAATCTATTCCAGAAGAAATAAAAACCGTCGTTCTCACTAAAACCCCAAAAAGTTCCTTAGCAAAATGTGCTGATTACGTCCTGAACTATAGCGCCACCTCTTTTCCTAATAAAATGAGAACTTCTGAGACTACTAGTTTGCTAGCACAGCTTTATTCAATTGATTTACTTTACTATCGATATTTTCAAAATAACTTTGAAAAACATTTTTTCCAAATTCAAAATTCTTATGAAAAAACCCACGGACCTCGTAAAAAATAG
- a CDS encoding aldo/keto reductase: MTLLTDTFTLNNGIKIPQVGFGTWEIPDGEEAYNSTKWALEAGYRHIDTALVYENEKSVGKAIKDSGIPRSEVFITTKQPAENKSYDQALKDFDQSLKNLGIDYVDLYLIHAPWPWDLAGKRYNQENLDVWKAFTEIYQSGRAKAVGVSNFDVIDLQNILDNSKLKPAVNQIQYYIGFTEPKISKFCKDNDILVEAYSPLATGKMLNNPQVKEIAAKYGVTTAQLALRFVLENGVLPLPRSTKKDHIVDNTNLNFQIDAEDLSTLNSLKDTASNMYHNETQG; the protein is encoded by the coding sequence ATGACACTATTAACAGATACATTTACATTAAATAATGGGATTAAGATTCCACAGGTAGGTTTTGGAACTTGGGAAATTCCAGATGGGGAAGAGGCATATAATTCCACCAAATGGGCATTAGAGGCTGGGTATCGTCATATAGATACAGCGCTTGTCTATGAAAATGAAAAAAGTGTTGGAAAGGCAATTAAAGATTCTGGGATTCCTCGGTCAGAAGTTTTCATTACAACTAAACAGCCGGCTGAAAATAAATCTTACGATCAAGCATTGAAAGACTTTGATCAATCTTTAAAAAATTTAGGCATTGATTATGTCGATCTTTATTTAATTCACGCTCCATGGCCTTGGGATTTGGCAGGAAAAAGATACAATCAGGAAAATTTAGATGTTTGGAAAGCTTTCACTGAAATTTACCAAAGCGGTCGAGCTAAAGCTGTCGGGGTTTCCAACTTTGATGTTATAGATTTACAGAATATTTTGGATAATAGCAAGCTTAAGCCGGCAGTTAATCAGATCCAGTATTATATTGGTTTTACTGAACCAAAAATATCTAAGTTCTGTAAAGATAATGATATTTTAGTTGAAGCCTATTCACCTCTAGCAACTGGCAAAATGTTAAACAATCCGCAGGTAAAAGAAATTGCAGCTAAATACGGGGTTACTACAGCACAGCTTGCATTGCGCTTTGTTTTAGAGAATGGAGTGTTGCCATTACCTCGTTCTACTAAAAAAGATCATATAGTAGATAATACCAATCTCAATTTTCAAATTGATGCAGAAGATTTAAGTACTCTGAATTCTTTAAAAGATACTGCTAGTAACATGTATCATAATGAAACTCAAGGTTAA
- a CDS encoding endonuclease III domain-containing protein, whose amino-acid sequence MIELNWLYQTLSKHMGPSGWWPADSKQEIIIGAILVQNTTWKNADLSLQALKNKTNFKPEKILHLTDQELIETIKPSGFYRNKSRTIKLIYQWFNNRDWNFLLQNGETKSQLRKELLNITGIGNETADVYLVYIFDQVEFIPDSYTRRLFKKLGFSHTNRYEDLKCHITLPQEFTYHEAQDFHGLIDEFGKIYLKNDVIFNNSFLAKEIQLSKS is encoded by the coding sequence ATGATTGAACTAAACTGGTTATATCAAACTTTATCAAAACACATGGGACCATCTGGTTGGTGGCCCGCTGACTCTAAACAAGAAATTATTATTGGTGCCATCTTAGTTCAAAATACCACTTGGAAAAATGCCGATTTGTCGCTTCAAGCACTTAAAAATAAAACTAATTTTAAACCAGAAAAGATTTTGCACTTAACTGATCAAGAATTAATCGAAACAATTAAACCGAGTGGATTCTATCGCAATAAATCTCGAACTATCAAACTTATTTATCAATGGTTTAACAACCGAGATTGGAATTTTTTACTTCAAAATGGAGAGACCAAAAGTCAGCTTCGAAAAGAACTTTTAAATATTACTGGAATTGGAAATGAGACAGCTGATGTATATCTGGTTTATATTTTTGACCAAGTTGAATTTATTCCTGATTCGTACACTAGGCGTCTATTTAAAAAGTTAGGATTTTCACATACTAATCGTTATGAAGATTTAAAGTGTCATATAACTTTACCTCAAGAATTTACTTATCACGAGGCTCAAGACTTTCATGGTTTAATTGACGAATTTGGCAAAATTTATTTAAAAAATGATGTCATCTTTAATAATAGTTTCCTCGCAAAAGAGATTCAATTGTCTAAAAGTTGA
- a CDS encoding SPFH domain-containing protein, whose amino-acid sequence MLPFNMIALIVLVVFVLFLIISHAVAVIPQNQVGMVSTLGKYSKKIEPGLHIILPYITRVDRVDLAQVPLKLNEQSVISKDNAEVIISLSLNYHVTDPYKFTFENADSVQSMIQQSRAHLRGIIGTMDLNEVLNGTERINAELSKELDSITDSYGVNVDRINIDTIQPTPEIQESMNKQINATREREAAIAKAEGEARSIELTNKANNDALIATAEANAQAVKVAADAETYRITKENEILSQTSDQYLAAQSIDAFRKLAGSETNTVVVPTSVTDSLGSIKTLSAVVESKKAKN is encoded by the coding sequence ATGTTACCTTTTAATATGATTGCTTTGATAGTATTAGTAGTTTTTGTACTTTTTTTAATAATTAGTCATGCAGTAGCTGTAATTCCGCAGAATCAGGTTGGAATGGTTTCGACACTTGGGAAATATTCAAAAAAAATTGAACCAGGACTTCATATTATTTTGCCTTATATCACAAGAGTGGATCGAGTTGATTTAGCGCAAGTACCTTTGAAATTAAATGAACAGTCGGTTATTTCAAAAGATAATGCCGAAGTAATAATAAGCCTTTCTTTAAATTATCATGTTACAGATCCTTATAAGTTTACATTTGAAAATGCCGATTCAGTTCAGAGTATGATTCAACAGTCGCGGGCCCACTTACGAGGAATTATTGGGACAATGGATCTAAATGAAGTTTTAAATGGAACTGAACGAATTAATGCTGAACTCTCAAAAGAGCTTGATTCTATTACTGACTCATATGGGGTTAATGTTGATCGAATTAATATTGATACAATTCAACCCACACCAGAAATTCAAGAATCAATGAATAAACAAATTAATGCAACTCGGGAAAGAGAAGCAGCCATTGCAAAAGCTGAAGGGGAAGCAAGAAGTATCGAATTAACGAACAAAGCAAACAATGATGCTTTAATTGCTACCGCAGAAGCTAATGCCCAAGCTGTAAAAGTAGCAGCTGATGCTGAAACTTATCGAATTACTAAAGAAAATGAAATTTTGAGTCAAACTTCTGATCAATATTTAGCAGCTCAAAGTATTGATGCTTTTAGAAAATTGGCAGGCAGTGAAACAAATACTGTTGTTGTTCCAACTTCAGTTACTGATTCGTTGGGCAGTATTAAAACTTTAAGTGCAGTTGTTGAAAGTAAGAAGGCAAAGAACTAG